From Oreochromis niloticus isolate F11D_XX linkage group LG14, O_niloticus_UMD_NMBU, whole genome shotgun sequence, one genomic window encodes:
- the LOC109204985 gene encoding histone-lysine N-methyltransferase mes-4: MAATRPRRAKINPRQDASYYCSLGEDKAGFDVRYIDSFKGRGVFSCRSFQKGDFLFEYRGQIITKEEQENRMKLYHDALKVFIFDFKFNGKQLCVDAAREDGSLGRLVNDDNVNPNSKMTVTRVDGRPHLCLFAIKDIGPGEEITYNYGDSNWPWRSKKSNMVASQAVDENAASSSPNDATKKSNMVASQAVDENAASSSPNDATKKSNMVASQAVDENAASSSPNEATKKSNMVASQAVDENAASSSPNDATKKSNMVPSQAVDENAASSSPNDATKKSNMVASQAVDENAASSSPNDSTKDCDHDLVPDEMSSLEKCFACGGPFSPLKWSGVRCEAQSKNGAGKVIEPNRILNKEMKPSSKKKTNKQSASLENARRVKKHPWSPTEVAAIMKYFGEHIKKENWPLLSNASNAKLQKILLWLVVLFKTSEIL, from the exons ATGGCGGCAACAAGGCCACGGAGAGCTAAAATAAATCCCAGACAAGATGCTAGTTATTACTGCTCCTTAGGTGAAGACAAGGCAGGATTTGATGTGAGGTATATTGATTCATTTAAAG GTCGCGGTGTGTTCAGCTGTCGGTCATTTCAAAAGGGAGATTTTCTTTTTGAGTACAGAGGACAAATCATAACTAAAGAGGAACAAGAAAACCGAATGAAACTTTACCATGATGCACTCAAGGTTTTCATATTTGATTTCAAGTTCAATGGAAAACAGTTATG tgttGATGCTGCCAGAGAGGACGGCTCACTTGGCAGACTTGTAAATGACGATAATGTGAATCCAAACAGTAAAATGACAGTTACCAGAGTGGATGGAAGGCCCCATCTCTGTTTGTTTGCAATCAAAGATATTGGTCCAGGAGAAGAAATCACCTATAACTATGGTGATTCCAACTGGCCATGGAGAAGCAAG AAATCCAACATGGTGGCATCTCAGGCTGTGGATGAGAATGCAGCCAGTTCCTCTCCTAACGACGCAACAAAG AAATCCAACATGGTGGCATCTCAGGCTGTGGATGAGAATGCAGCCAGTTCCTCTCCTAACGACGCAACAAAG AAATCCAACATGGTGGCATCTCAGGCTGTGGATGAGAATGCAGCCAGTTCCTCTCCTAACGAAGCAACAAAG AAATCCAACATGGTGGCATCTCAGGCTGTGGATGAGAATGCAGCCAGTTCCTCTCCTAACGACGCAACAAAG AAATCCAACATGGTGCCATCTCAGGCTGTGGATGAGAATGCAGCCAGTTCCTCTCCTAACGACGCAACAAAG AAATCCAACATGGTGGCATCTCAGGCTGTGGATGAGAATGCAGCCAGTTCCTCTCCTAACGACTCAACAAAG GACTGCGATCATGATCTAGTCCCTGACGAAATGTCAAgtttagaaaaatgttttgcatgTGGAGGACCTTTTTCGCCTCTGAAATGGAGTGGTGTGAGATGTGAAg cacaaAGTAAAAATGGAGCGGGTAAGGTCATTGAACCCAACAGAATACTAAACAAGGAGATGAAGCCAAGCAgtaagaagaaaacaaataaacaatctG CTTCTCTGGAAAATGCAAGGAGGGTCAAAAAGCATCCTTGGTCTCCCACGGAGGTTGCTGCGATAATGAAGTATTTTGGCGAACAtatcaaaaaggaaaactgGCCACTATTATCGAATGCCAGCAATGCAAAACTGCAGAAGATCCTGCTCTGGCTGGTCGTTCTATTCAAAACATCAGAGATTTTGTGA